GTAAAGACCAGCCCCGTGTATCGATTGCGGCCAAGCTGATGGCCAACATGCTCACAACGGCCGGAGTCGATCGGCTGCTAACTATGGATTTGCACGCGCCGCAGATTCAGGGTTTTTTTGACGTGCCGGTTGATCACCTTTATGGATCGGCCGCTTTTGCTGAATATGTACAGCGTCTGAACATTCAGAACCTGGTAGTGGTAGCGCCCGACGTAGGCGCGCTTAAAATGGCCCGTTCCTATGCCAAGCGACTGCAGGCCGAGCTGGCCCTGATCGATAAACGTCGGCCTCGTCAGAACGAAGCGGAAGTGGTCAACATCATCGGTGAAGTCAAAGGACGAAACGTGTTGTTGATTGACGATATTGTAGATACGGCAGGTACGCTGACCCACGCAGCAAAGGCCCTGCGGGCGGCTGGCGCACGGGAAATTTATGCGGCCTGTACACATGCCCTGCTTTCCGGTCCGGCCTATGAACGTATCGAGTCGTCGGAACTGACCAGACTGGTGGTGACCGACACGATTCCACTCAAACGGCCCTCCGAAAAAATCGAAGTTGTCAGCGTAGCGGAGATTTTTGCCGACGCCATTCGGCGTATTTACACCGACGAGTCGGTTTCAACCCTGTTTGTAGAATAAAGAACGCTAAACGGTAGAATAGACCATGATGACCATTACCATCGAAGCCCAACTGCGGGAGACTGGCAAGCGGGTAGCCCGAGCCATCCGACGGCAGGGATGGGTGCCCTGCATTCTTTACGGCCACCACGTAGAGCCGATTCCTTTTCAGATTCCTGAATCGAAGCTCTGGCCGCTGATTTACACGACCGAAACGCACCTGATCAAGCTTCAGCTTAATGGCCAGACCTGGGATTGTATTTTGAAGGATGTGGAGTTTCACCCGGTGACCGATCGGCCTATTCATGCCGATTTTCAGGTACTCCAGCAGACGGAGAAGATTACGGTTACAGTACCGGTGCGCACTGTGGGCACGGCGGTCGGTGTGCAGCGTGGTGGCGTGCTGCAGCTGGTAACGCACGAGCTGGAGGTGACCTGCTTGCCTAAAGACATTCCCGCCCACATCGATATCGACGTCACCAATCTGGATATTGGCGATGCGGTGCACGTGGGGGACCTTCAGTTCGAGGGGCTGAAATTCGAGGACGCTCCGGATCAGACGGTGGTGGTCATCGCTGCGCCGCAGGTCGGAGGTGTCGAAGAGGAAGAGGGTGCCGAAGGAGAAGCCGGAGCGGCCGAAGCGGGCACCGGCACGAGTGCCTGAGCTGATCGGCTTCGATGGCGGCACGTGCCCTGATCGTCGGGCTGGGTAACCCGGGAGCCCGTTACGCGACCACGCGCCATAATGCGGGCTTTATGGTGGTTGATCGTCTGGCCGAACGCTATGGGATTGCCTGGCGTTCGGAACGTGGTCCCTCTCTCCTGGGATGGGGACAACTGGAAGGGTGCCCGGCAGGCCTGATGAAACCCCTCACCTTTATGAACCGAAGCGGCAGGGCCGTAGCCGAAGTCGTCCACTACTACCGTATCCCGCTGGAGCGGCTTCTGGTGATCTATGACGATATTCATCTACCGCCCGGACGCATTCGGCTACGACCGGGCGGGAGCGCCGGCGGGCATAATGGGGTCGAAGACCTCATTCGGGCCCTGGGTACAACCACCTTTCCCCGGCTACGTATCGGCATTGGCAGTCACTTCGAGCGGGGGCAGCAGGCCGACTACGTGCTGGCGCCCTTTGGTGAAGATGAATGGCCGCACATTGATAAAGCACTTGACCGAGCCTGCCAGGCGGCTGTTACGTTTGCCTGTGAAGGGATAGTGGCCGCAATGAATCGCTACAATCGCACCGAAAATTCGCTATAGGCAAAGTTTCACATACTTTTTGCGAGCGACTGCCTGTCGCTTTTCCTCAAAAAACGATGCCCGTTCGTAACTTTCGAGGCCACAACTTTTGTAAGTTGAATACTTAAGCGATCATTCCGAAGCGAGAAGTTATCCGAAGGAGACGCTTATGGAGATGCTGGTTACCTACCTTGTGCCACTGGCCGGATTGCTGGCGTTGCTCTACGCGTTTGTACGTGCACGCTGGATCGGCCGTCAGGATCCGGGCACGCCGGAGATGCAACAAATCGCGGCAGCCATTGCAGAGGGCGCCCGTGCCTTTCTCCGGCGTGAATACAGGGTGCTGAGCATTTTCGTTATTGTGGTGGCCATTCTACTGGCCATTTTTAATGCACGGCAGCCCGGTTCCTCCTGGCTGATCGCGCTTTCCTTTGTGGGGGGAGCGATTTGCTCGGCCACGGCTGGCTTTATTGGCATGACCGTCGCCACACGGGCCAACGTGCGCACAACAAACGCAGCCCGAACGGGGCTGGGACCGGCCCTGAACGTGGCCTTCTCCGGAGGGCTTGTCATGGGCCTGAGTGTGGTCGGGTTGGGACTGCTGGGGCTCAGCTTACTCTTTCTGCTGTATTCGGAGGTGCTGGCCTGGGATTATCTCAAAGTGGTGAATGTTATTTCTGGCTTTTCGCTGGGCGCCTCCTCGATTGCTCTGTTTGCCCGCGTGGGCGGTGGCATCTACACGAAGGCAGCTGATGTAGGTGCCGACCTGGCCGGTAAAGTGTACGAGGGCATTCCGGAGGATGACCCGCGCAATCCGGCGACTATAGCAGACAACGTGGGGGATAACGTAGGGGACGTAGCAGGTATGGGCGCCGACCTGTTTGAAAGCTATGTGGGATCGATCATCGGGACCATCGTGCTGGGCGCCTCATTTGTCCCCGTTTTTCAGCAGATGGAAGGGGTGCATCCTCTGGCCGGTATTCTGCTCCCGATGATTCTGGCCGGTGCCGGTATCATTGTGTCCATTATCGGGGCCTTTTTTGTCAAGGTTAAAGAAGGCGGGAATCCTCAGAAGGCGCTGAACCAGGGCGAATTCGGGGCGGCGTTCGTAATGGCGG
The sequence above is a segment of the Rhodothermus sp. genome. Coding sequences within it:
- a CDS encoding 50S ribosomal protein L25 — protein: MMTITIEAQLRETGKRVARAIRRQGWVPCILYGHHVEPIPFQIPESKLWPLIYTTETHLIKLQLNGQTWDCILKDVEFHPVTDRPIHADFQVLQQTEKITVTVPVRTVGTAVGVQRGGVLQLVTHELEVTCLPKDIPAHIDIDVTNLDIGDAVHVGDLQFEGLKFEDAPDQTVVVIAAPQVGGVEEEEGAEGEAGAAEAGTGTSA
- the pth gene encoding aminoacyl-tRNA hydrolase; its protein translation is MAARALIVGLGNPGARYATTRHNAGFMVVDRLAERYGIAWRSERGPSLLGWGQLEGCPAGLMKPLTFMNRSGRAVAEVVHYYRIPLERLLVIYDDIHLPPGRIRLRPGGSAGGHNGVEDLIRALGTTTFPRLRIGIGSHFERGQQADYVLAPFGEDEWPHIDKALDRACQAAVTFACEGIVAAMNRYNRTENSL
- a CDS encoding ribose-phosphate pyrophosphokinase, giving the protein MLPSYRHERPIALFAGRSNPALARRIAEAYGQELGQVTIKNFSDGEIYVRYEESIRGADVFIIQSTHPGAENWIELLLMIDAARRASAARITAVIPYFGYARQERKDQPRVSIAAKLMANMLTTAGVDRLLTMDLHAPQIQGFFDVPVDHLYGSAAFAEYVQRLNIQNLVVVAPDVGALKMARSYAKRLQAELALIDKRRPRQNEAEVVNIIGEVKGRNVLLIDDIVDTAGTLTHAAKALRAAGAREIYAACTHALLSGPAYERIESSELTRLVVTDTIPLKRPSEKIEVVSVAEIFADAIRRIYTDESVSTLFVE